A single genomic interval of Musa acuminata AAA Group cultivar baxijiao chromosome BXJ3-4, Cavendish_Baxijiao_AAA, whole genome shotgun sequence harbors:
- the LOC135636318 gene encoding TORTIFOLIA1-like protein 2: MKPRVVAHSKARSGGKAAVPQQAVFEMKQRVILSLNKLADRDTYNIGVEELEKAALKLTPDMIAPFLSCVAETNAEQKSAVRAECVRLMGTLARSHGILLAPYLGKVVGSIVKRLKDRDSVVRDACVEACGVLATSIRGGEGGGGATFVALAKPLFEALGEQNRYVQVGAAHCLARVIDEASDAPQNILPQMLTRVIKLLKNQHFMAKPAIIELIRSIIQAGCALAEHTLSAAVTSILEALKSNDWTTRKAASVALAGIAVNPGSSLAPLRSSCLHFLESCRFDKVKPARDSIMHAIQCWRALPVTHSSETSEAGSSTKENFGKDINVVTGVCNSRWRDTLSRKNGPVSDLCGNSTSSTQKRVPLSVRKPCTTNMQSHQRMKSNDWHIAISVPKTHGTPLVNSNSVKSDSNVIDLLERRMLNTAELQNINFDYGSVFEKPECSSVSVPDYRIYEMEHLTVSHDCDGENDSEGNDSISPTRNNHFAIEDNGRECLGTQERKSPESTISDLCSRSMHGCCVHAANGLAAIKQQLLEIETKQSNLLDLLQVFIRNSIDNVSKLQSKVNFLEQTLDKMTHSVAECENYSSMVCSKILKKVQTVSSSPKLTPRPSVDNNYNDSSLLSSKSMEIWQDNLSSKSRSSTSVIEEGEILEDSSLDILQSPIPRGVGNNSGRSLISLRNQERDAKDASVGASNLKDVNGYLKRIKEFLSAGNLESAYVEAILSGDDLSLVLLMDRTGPVLDKLSHETTNEVLSIMATNFVNPRYLEGAIPWLQEVVNLTIANEPRNLFLSTKAQMDFLLALQVAATRGCADPVAKTSISRLAVKLSKLWHGDPSRKGLPPRGSQGNKKCAF; the protein is encoded by the exons ATGAAGCCCCGCGTCGTGGCGCATTCCAAGGCCAGATCGGGCGGAAAGGCGGCCGTGCCGCAGCAGGCCGTCTTCGAGATGAAGCAACGGGTGATCCTCTCGCTGAACAAGCTCGCCGACCGCGACACGTACAATATCGGCGTGGAAGAGCTCGAGAAGGCCGCTTTGAAGTTGACCCCCGACATGATCGCTCCCTTCCTGTCGTGCGTCGCCGAGACCAATGCCGAGCAGAAGAGCGCCGTCCGCGCGGAGTGTGTCCGACTGATGGGTACCCTGGCGAGGTCCCACGGGATCCTCTTGGCTCCCTATCTCGGCAAGGTGGTCGGTTCCATCGTCAAGCGCCTCAAGGACAGGGATTCCGTCGTCCGTGACGCCTGCGTCGAGGCGTGCGGCGTTTTGGCGACCAGCATTAGAGGCGGGGAAGGCGGCGGAGGGGCAACGTTCGTTGCATTGGCCAAGCCCCTTTTCGAAGCTTTGGGTGAGCAGAACCGATACGTGCAGGTGGGTGCGGCGCACTGCTTAGCGAGGGTCATCGATGAGGCCAGTGATGCTCCGCAGAACATCTTGCCACAGATGCTCACGCGTGTCATAAAGCTGCTGAAGAATCAGCATTTCATGGCTAAGCCGGCGATCATTGAGTTGATCAGAAGCATCATACAG GCAGGATGTGCTTTAGCAGAGCATACTTTATCTGCCGCAGTTACGAGCATTTTGGAAGCTCTTAAAAGTAATGATTGGACAACACGCAAAGCTGCTTCTGTGGCATTGGCTGGAATCGCCGTCAACCCTGGATCTTCTTTGGCTCCTCTGAGAAGTTCTTGCCTCCACTTCCTTGAATCCTGCAGATTTGACAAA GTGAAACCTGCGCGGGATTCAATCATGCATGCCATACAGTGTTGGAGAGCTCTCCCAGTGACCCATTCTTCTGAAACTTCAGAGGCTGGATCATCCACAAAAG AAAATTTTGGCAAAGACATTAATGTAGTCACCGGTGTATGCAATAGTCGATGGAGAGACACATTGTCTAGAAAAAATGGTCCTGTTTCTGACTTATGTGGAAATTCCACCAGTTCAACACAAAAAAGAGTTCCTCTATCTGTCAGGAAACCATGTACAACTAATATGCAGAGTCATCAACGTATGAAGTCAAACGATTGGCACATTGCGATATCAGTCCCGAAGACTCATGGTACACCATTGGTTAATAGCAATAGTGTAAAGTCTGACAGTAATGTAATAGATCTTTTAGAAAGAAGGATGCTAAATACTGCTGAACTCCAAAATATCAACTTTGATTATGGCTCTGTGTTTGAAAAGCCAGAATGCTCTTCCGTATCCGTTCCAGATTATCGGATCTATGAGATGGAGCATTTAACTGTATCTCATGACTGTGATGGGGAGAATGATTCTGAGGGCAATGATTCAATAAGTCCAACAAGAAATAATCATTTTGCCATTGAGGACAATGGACGAGAATGCCTTGGTACCCAGGAGCGGAAGAGTCCGGAGTCCACTATTTCAGATTTGTGTTCACGCAGTATGCATGGATGTTGTGTGCATGCTGCAAATGGACTGGCTGCCATCAAACAGCAACTCCTAGAAATTGAAACAAAACAATCAAATTTGCTCGATCTCTTACAG GTGTTCATTCGAAACTCAATAGATAATGTTTCAAAGCTACAGTCAAAAGTGAATTTCTTGGAGCAAACTCTAGACAAGATGACACATTCTGTTGCTGAATGTGAAAATTATTCTAGCATGGTTTGCTCAAAAATATTGAAGAAAGTTCAAACAGTGTCTTCGTCCCCTAAGCTTACACCTAGGCCATCAGTGGATAACAACTACAATGATTCATCACTTTTATCTTCAAAAAGCATGGAGATTTGGCAGGATAATTTGTCTTCAAAGAGTAGATCTAGCACTTCCGTCATAGAGGAAGGGGAGATTTTGGAGGATTCATCACTTGACATACTGCAAAGTCCAATACCCAGAGGTGTAGGAAACAACTCAGGAAGAAGCCTTATATCTCTAAGAAACCAAGAAAGAGATGCGAAAGATGCAAGCGTCGGGGCTAGCAATTTGAAAGATGTGAATGGATACCTGAAACGAATTAAGGAATTTCTTAGTGCAGGGAATTTGGAGTCAGCTTATGTGGAGGCAATACTTTCTGGTGATGATCTTAGTCTTGTCCTGCTCATGGATAGAACTGGCCCTGTTCTGGATAAATTGTCACACGAGACTACGAATGAAGTACTTTCCATTATGGCCACAAACTTTGTCAATCCAAGATATCTGGAAGGTGCAATTCCATGGTTGCAGGAG GTGGTTAATTTGACCATAGCTAATGAACCGAGGAACCTCTTCCTGTCTACAAAAGCACAGATGGATTTCCTATTAGCATTACAGGTAGCAGCAACAAGGGGATGTGCTGATCCAGTAGCAAAGACGTCAATATCGCGGTTAGCAGTAAAGTTGAGCAAATTATGGCATGGCGACCCATCCAG GAAGGGTCTGCCTCCGAGAGGATCACAAGGGAACAAGAAATGTGCTTTCTAG
- the LOC135635578 gene encoding protein SMALL AUXIN UP-REGULATED RNA 12-like: protein MDSKKSNKITEIVRLQQILKKWKKLAVTPKSGGGSKSIKFLKRTLSFTDASGDVPKGYLAVCVGEEMRRFVIPTEYLGHRAFAALLREAEEEFGFQQEGVLRIPCEVAVFESILKVVEKNKEGLCYCSAEAELASSHLPRKPVCR from the coding sequence ATGGATTCCAAGAAGTCCAACAAGATCACGGAGATAGTGAGGCTCCAACAGATCCTGAAGAAGTGGAAGAAGCTGGCGGTGACGCCGAAGAGCGGCGGTGGCAGCAAGAGCATCAAGTTCCTGAAGAGGACCCTCTCCTTCACCGACGCGTCGGGAGACGTCCCGAAGGGATACCTGGCGGTGTGCGTCGGGGAGGAGATGCGGAGGTTCGTGATCCCCACGGAGTACCTCGGCCACAGGGCCTTCGCGGCGCTGCTGAGGGAAGCAGAGGAGGAGTTCGGGTTCCAGCAGGAAGGCGTGCTGCGGATCCCATGCGAGGTGGCCGTGTTCGAGAGCATACTGAAGGTGGTGGAGAAGAACAAGGAGGGGCTCTGCTACTGCTCCGCGGAGGCTGAGCTCGCCAGCTCCCACCTCCCACGAAAACCAGTGTGCAGATGA